The following coding sequences are from one Ferrimicrobium sp. window:
- a CDS encoding HisA/HisF-related TIM barrel protein: MKFLPAIDLLDGQAVRLTQGDYAHATQFGPAEEVIDRLLDQGISALHLVDLNAARDPNDLANRALIASCVGRATKRGVMVQVGGGIRDRGRALELFARGATRVIVGTGALGAHSWIDEMEEQERARLVISLDFRIIDDEPRVVSDAWRQASPYLLDEAVKHFAGEGFVTQLITPVARDGMAGGPDLVLYQRLIATYPIALIASGGIRNVDDLAALTAIEAGPGYVDGAIVGTALYRGSLTVDEGLAACSK; encoded by the coding sequence ATGAAGTTTCTCCCCGCAATCGATCTGCTCGATGGCCAAGCCGTTCGACTCACCCAAGGCGACTATGCGCACGCGACCCAATTCGGTCCGGCCGAAGAGGTGATCGATCGTCTACTCGATCAGGGCATCAGTGCGCTCCACCTCGTCGATCTCAACGCTGCACGGGACCCGAATGATCTCGCGAATCGCGCACTGATCGCCAGCTGTGTCGGCCGTGCAACCAAACGAGGCGTGATGGTTCAGGTGGGTGGCGGAATCCGTGATCGTGGGAGAGCGCTTGAACTGTTCGCCCGTGGCGCGACCCGTGTGATCGTTGGAACCGGGGCACTTGGTGCACATAGCTGGATTGATGAGATGGAGGAGCAGGAGCGCGCTCGCCTCGTCATCTCCTTGGATTTTCGGATTATCGACGACGAACCAAGGGTAGTAAGTGATGCGTGGCGCCAAGCCAGTCCGTACCTTCTTGACGAGGCGGTCAAACACTTTGCTGGGGAGGGCTTTGTAACCCAGCTGATCACGCCAGTCGCTCGTGATGGAATGGCGGGTGGACCCGACCTCGTGCTCTATCAACGACTCATCGCCACCTACCCCATTGCCCTCATCGCCTCGGGTGGCATTCGAAATGTCGACGATCTCGCGGCGCTTACCGCCATTGAGGCTGGACCAGGATATGTCGATGGTGCGATCGTTGGTACCGCTCTCTATCGGGGCTCACTGACCGTCGATGAAGGGCTCGCGGCATGCAGCAAGTAA
- the hisF gene encoding imidazole glycerol phosphate synthase subunit HisF: MQQVRVIPCLDVSGGRVVKGVSFAQLRDAGDPVALGEFYSNAGADELVFLDISATTDQRDPLVELAAQVASNIMIPFTVGGGVDSLDGASRLLRVGADKVSLNSAAVKNPRLIREISDVYGNQCVVVAIDVRRHDGDYEVVTHGGTRPTGIALAQWLERVQVEGAGELLVTSMDRDGSLGGYDPLLYAQVLAQTDVPIIASGGVGKLEDFLAGAQLGVQGLLAASVFHFQTLTIGQVKSYLAREGVVVRQEANDEAWIADNVFREVMNEEWSQ; encoded by the coding sequence ATGCAGCAAGTAAGGGTGATTCCCTGTCTCGATGTAAGCGGGGGCCGAGTGGTCAAAGGGGTGTCGTTTGCACAACTGCGCGACGCCGGCGATCCGGTGGCTCTTGGTGAGTTCTACAGCAATGCTGGCGCTGACGAGTTGGTCTTTCTCGATATCAGCGCAACCACGGACCAGCGTGATCCACTGGTTGAGCTTGCGGCACAGGTTGCGAGCAATATCATGATCCCGTTTACCGTCGGTGGTGGTGTCGACTCACTCGATGGGGCCAGCCGCCTGCTTCGTGTCGGAGCTGATAAGGTCTCCCTCAACTCGGCAGCTGTCAAGAACCCACGCCTCATTCGAGAAATTTCTGATGTTTATGGTAATCAATGTGTCGTGGTCGCTATCGACGTGCGCCGACATGATGGCGATTATGAGGTGGTCACCCATGGTGGAACTCGACCCACTGGGATCGCTCTTGCTCAGTGGCTTGAGCGGGTGCAGGTTGAGGGCGCAGGCGAGCTGCTCGTAACCTCGATGGATCGTGATGGAAGCCTTGGCGGTTATGATCCGTTGCTCTATGCGCAGGTATTGGCCCAAACCGATGTGCCCATCATCGCCTCTGGTGGTGTGGGAAAACTGGAGGATTTTCTCGCTGGAGCGCAACTTGGGGTGCAGGGGTTGCTCGCAGCCAGTGTGTTTCATTTCCAGACGCTCACGATCGGCCAGGTAAAGTCGTATCTGGCTCGTGAAGGCGTCGTGGTTCGTCAAGAGGCCAACGATGAGGCTTGGATTGCGGACAATGTGTTCCGTGAAGTTATGAATGAGGAGTGGTCGCAATGA
- a CDS encoding imidazoleglycerol-phosphate dehydratase codes for MVRVGTYERMTKESQLQVAIDLDGGPVEISTPVPFLSHMLEQIGVHGRFGLNVEATGDWMVDAHHLVEDTGIALGTALRMALGDRVGVERFADRVIPLDESLVQVVLDISGRGMAWVGLKGNRSVALGSPPVYIEHVEEFFTAFARLGGLTLHIRSLTEGNTHHQIEAAFKGLARGLNDATRIVSHSVVSSKGLLDG; via the coding sequence ATGGTTCGAGTGGGTACCTACGAACGTATGACCAAGGAGAGTCAGCTCCAAGTGGCGATCGATCTTGACGGAGGGCCCGTTGAGATCTCGACGCCGGTACCGTTCTTGTCACACATGCTTGAACAAATCGGCGTTCATGGGCGGTTTGGCCTTAACGTCGAGGCGACGGGGGATTGGATGGTGGATGCTCATCATCTCGTGGAGGATACCGGCATTGCGTTAGGGACGGCACTGCGCATGGCACTTGGAGACCGTGTGGGCGTAGAACGTTTCGCCGATCGGGTGATTCCTCTTGACGAATCGCTCGTTCAGGTGGTTCTCGATATCTCCGGCCGGGGGATGGCGTGGGTTGGATTGAAAGGCAACCGTAGTGTTGCCTTGGGATCTCCTCCCGTGTACATCGAGCATGTTGAGGAGTTTTTCACCGCTTTCGCACGCCTTGGAGGGCTGACGCTCCATATTCGATCACTTACCGAAGGCAATACGCACCACCAGATCGAGGCGGCTTTTAAAGGCCTGGCTCGCGGGCTCAACGATGCTACCCGGATCGTCTCGCATTCGGTGGTCAGCTCCAAGGGGCTTCTCGATGGTTAA
- the hisH gene encoding imidazole glycerol phosphate synthase subunit HisH: protein MSTSHNQREASQAVAIIDYGIGNLGSLSNAIKRLGYRPDLITDPKRLGDYEHAILPGVGHFGACVTRLRSTGFEEPILERIRADRWLLGICVGMQLLFEGSEESDQSGLGVLAGRVSRMRPGQRLPEMQWNRLHVAGDAHPAFALIEDGTWSYFVHSYAAMESADAIAWEDYGGRYVAAVAKGALLGVQFHPEKSGVSGLKLLAGALRWSPGSEEHSR from the coding sequence GTGTCGACGAGTCATAACCAACGTGAGGCCTCGCAAGCGGTGGCGATTATCGACTACGGTATCGGCAATTTGGGGTCGCTATCCAACGCGATCAAGCGCCTCGGTTATCGACCCGACTTGATCACCGATCCAAAGCGCCTGGGTGACTATGAGCACGCGATCTTGCCAGGTGTCGGACACTTCGGTGCCTGTGTGACCCGACTGCGAAGTACCGGCTTCGAGGAGCCAATTCTTGAGAGGATACGCGCTGATCGGTGGTTGCTTGGCATCTGTGTGGGCATGCAGTTGTTGTTTGAAGGATCTGAGGAGTCCGATCAGAGCGGACTTGGCGTGCTCGCTGGCCGTGTTTCACGGATGCGCCCGGGACAACGACTGCCCGAAATGCAGTGGAATCGGCTGCACGTTGCGGGTGATGCTCACCCAGCCTTTGCACTGATCGAGGATGGAACCTGGAGTTACTTCGTTCACTCCTACGCAGCGATGGAGTCCGCTGACGCGATCGCATGGGAGGACTACGGTGGGCGGTACGTAGCGGCGGTTGCCAAGGGTGCCCTGTTGGGCGTTCAATTTCATCCAGAGAAGTCCGGGGTCAGTGGGTTAAAGCTCTTGGCAGGCGCTCTTCGTTGGTCTCCAGGGAGCGAGGAGCACTCACGATGA